One Cynocephalus volans isolate mCynVol1 chromosome 5, mCynVol1.pri, whole genome shotgun sequence DNA window includes the following coding sequences:
- the ABCC10 gene encoding ATP-binding cassette sub-family C member 10 isoform X1 yields MEQLLAQLCGTSTARPLPLWEGDTTGHCFTQLVLSALPHALLAVLSACHLGTPRTPDYVLHCSSGWRLRLGASFLLSIFPLLDLLPVTLPPGAGPGPIGLEVLAECVAAVAWISHSLSLWALAHSPHGRSRGPLALALAAFLPAPALVLTLLWHFQRGTLLLPLLPGPLARLCLLILQLAALLAYGLGWAAPGGPQEHWAQETLLSEDQEPEVTEDGESWLSRFSYAWLAPLLARGACGELRQPQDTCHLPRRLHTNYLAHAFQAHWQEGAQLWRALYGAFGRCYLALGLLKLVGTMLGFSGPLLLSLLVGFLEEGQEPLTHGLLYALGLAGGAVLGAVLQNQYGYEVCKVKLQARGAVLNILYHKALQLGPSRPPVGEALNLLGTDSERLLNFAGSFHEAWGLPLQLAITLYLLYHQVGVAFVGGLILALLLVPVNKMIATRIMSSNQEMLQHKDARVKLMTELLSGIRVIKFCGWEQALGTRVEACRARELGRLRVIKYLDAACVYLWAALPVVISIVIFITYVLMGHQLTATKVFTALALVRMLIFPLNNFPWVISGLLEAKVSLDRIQRFLNLPNHNTQAYYSPDPPTEPSTVLELDGALFSWDPIGTSQQTFISHLEVKKDMLVGIVGKVGCGKSSLLAAIAGELHRLRGQVAVWGLSKGFGLATQEPWIQFATIQDNILFGKTFDAQLYGKVLEACALNDDLSILPAGDQTEVGEKGVTLSGGQRARIALARAVYQEKELYLLDDPLAAVDADVANHLLHRCILGLLSNTTRLLCTHRTEFLERADVVLLMEAGRLIQAGPPSEILPLVQPVSKASTEDGQESDSDTAPSVQNPEKTKVGLEGEQSSSGRLLQEESKKEGAVALHVYQAYWRAMGWGLGLAILFSLLLMQATRNAADWWLSHWISQLKASKNSSQEVPASTSLGSTGLFSPQLLLFSPGNLYNPVFLLPKAAHNGSSDIRFYLTVYATIAGVNSLCTLLRAVLFAAGTLQAATMLHRRLLHRVLMVPVTFFDSTPTGRVLNRFSSDVACADDSLPFILNVLLANAAGLLGLLAVLGSGLPWLLLLLPPLSIIYYRVQRHYRASARELRRLGSLTLSPLYTHLADTLAGLPVLRAAGATYRFEEENQRLLELNQRCQFAASATMQWLDIRLQLMGAAVVTAIAGIALVQHQQGLANPGLVGLSLSYALSLTGLLSGLVSSFTQTEAMLVSVERLEEYSCDLPQEPQDRPLQLGIGWLSQGSVEFQDVVLVYRPGLPNALDGVTFRVQPGEKLGIVGRTGSGKSSLLLVLFRLLEPSSGRVLLDGVDTSQLELAQLRSQLAIIPQEPFLFSGTVRENLDPRGLHKDRALWQALEQCHLSEVIVSMGECWVLTLRAGREQEEACDPVVKMLCLAGGLDGELGEGGRTLSLGQRQLLCLARALLTDAKILCIDEATASVDQKTDQLLQQTISRRFANRTVLTIAHRLNTILNSDRVLVLQAGRVAELDSPATLRNQPHSLFQQLLQSSQQRAHFSP; encoded by the exons ATGGAGCAACTCCTGGCCCAGCTGTGCGGTACCAGCACAGCGCGGCCGCTCCCGCTGTGGGAGGGGGACACCACGGGCCACTGCTTCACTCAGCTGGTGCTCAGCGCCCTGCCCCACGCGCTGCTCGCCGTGCTCAGTGCCTGCCACTTGGGCACCCCGAG GACTCCAGATTATGTCCTCCACTGCAGTTCTGGCTGGCGCCTCCGACTTGGAGCTTCCTTCCTGCTCTCCATCTTCCCGCTGCTAGACCTCCTTCCAGTTACTTTGCCACCAGGGGCAGGCCCAGGGCCCATAGGGCTAGAGGTGCTGGCAGAATGTGTGGCAGCTGTGGCCTGGATCAGCCACAGCCTGTCCCTGTGGGCCTTGGCTCATTCCCCTCATGGTCGTTCCCGGGGGCCCTTGGCCTTGGCTCTAGCAGCCTTCCTTCCAGCCCCAGCCCTAGTGCTTACCCTGCTATGGCATTTCCAGCGAGGTACACTTCTGCTCCCACTTCTCCCAGGACCCCTGGCCCGCCTATGCCTTCTCATCCTGCAGCTAGCTGCACTCTTGGCCTATGGACTGGGCTGGGCAGCCCCTGGGGGGCCACAAGAACACTGGGCTCAGGAGACTCTCCTGTCTGAGGATCAAGAACCCGAGGTGACTGAAGATGGGGAGAGTTGGCTGTCACGCTTTTCCTATGCCTGGCTGGCACCCTTGCTGGCCCGCGGGGCCTGTGGAGAGCTCCGGCAGCCCCAGGACACTTGCCACCTGCCCCGCAGGCTGCATACAAACTACCTGGCCCATGCCTTCCAGGCACATTGGCAGGAGGGGGCCCAGCTGTGGAGGGCCCTGTATGGAGCCTTTGGGCGGTGTTACCTGGCACTCGGATTGCTGAAGCTGGTGGGGACCATGCTAGGATTCTCAGGGCCCCTGCTGCTTTCCCTGCtggtgggcttcctggaggaggggcaggagccACTAACCCATGGCCTGCTGTATGCTCTGGGGCTAGCTGGTGGGGCTGTGCTAGGCGCTGTGCTACAGAATCAGTATGGGTATGAGGTATGTAAGGTGAAACTTCAGGCACGAGGGGCCGTGCTGAACATCCTGTACCACAAGGCTTTACAGCTGGGGCCCAGCCGCCCTCCTGTCGGAGAGGCCCTGAACCTACTAGGCACTGACTCAGAGCGGCTGCTTAACTTTGCTGGGAGTTTCCATGAGGCCTGGGGCCTGCCCCTGCAGCTGGCCATCACCCTCTACCTGCTGTACCACCAGGTGGGCGTGGCCTTCGTGGGTGGTCTGATCTTGGCACTGCTGCTGGTGCCTGTCAACAAAATGATTGCCACCCGCATCATGTCCAGCAACCAGGAGATGCTACAGCACAAGGATGCACGGGTTAAG CTCATGACAGAGCTGCTGAGTGGCATTCGGGTCATCAAGTTCTGTGGGTGGGAGCAGGCACTGGGTACCCGAGTAGAGGCCTGTCGGGCTCGAGAGCTGGGGCGACTCCGAGTCATCAAATACCTGGATGCGGCCTGTGTGTACCTGTGGGCTGCCCTGCCGGTTGTCATCTCCATCGTCATCTTTATCACCTATGTTCTCATGGGGCACCAGCTCACTGCCACGAAG GTGTTCACGGCCCTGGCACTGGTACGCATGCTCATTTTTCCCCTCAACAACTTCCCTTGGGTGATCAGTGGCCTCCTGGAAGCCAAAGTGTCCTTGGACCGGATCCAGCGTTTCCTCAATCTTCCAAACCACAACACTCAGGCCTACTACAGCCCAG ATCCCCCCACAGAGCCATCTACAGTATTGGAGCTGGATGGAGCCCTTTTCTCCTGGGATCCCATTGGAACCAGCCAGCAGACCTTCATCAGTCACCTCGAAGTAAAAAAG GATATGCTGGTGGGCATTGTGGGGAAGGTGGGCTGTGGGAAGAGCTCACTGCTGGCTGCCATTGCTGGGGAGCTGCACAG GCTCCGTGGGCAGGTGGCAGTGTGGGGGCTGTCCAAGGGCTTTGGCCTGGCCACCCAGGAACCCTGGATTCAGTTTGCCACCATCCAAGACAACATTCTCTTTGGGAAGACATTTGATGCCCAGCTGTATGGGAAAGTGCTAGAGGCCTGTGCCCTCAATGACGACCTCAGC ATCCTGCCTGCTGGAGACCAGACAGAGGTGGGGGAGAAGGGTGTGACCCTCAGTGGGGGACAGCGGGCCCGGATTGCCCTAGCTCGTGCTGTCTACCAG GAAAAGGAGCTCTATCTCCTTGATGACCCCctggctgctgtggatgcagatgTGGCCAACCACCTGCTGCACAGGTGCATCCTGGGCTTGCTGAGCAACACCACTCGGCTGCTCTGCACCCACCGCACTGAGTTCCTGGAGAGGGCTGATGTGGTACTGCTGATGGAGGCTGGGCGCCTCATCCAGGCTG GGCCTCCCTCTGAGATTCTGCCATTGGTACAACCTGTCTCCAAAGCCTCGACTGAGGATGGACAAGAGTCTGATTCAG ACACAGCCCCATCAGTGCAGAACCCAGAGAAAACAAAGGTGGGGCTGGAGGGGGAGCAGAGCTCATCTGGCCGCCTGCTGCAGGAAGAAAGCAAGAAGGAGGGCGCCGTGGCCTTGCATGTGTACCAAGCATACTGGAGGGCCATGGGCTGGGGCCTGGGCCTAGCCAtcctcttctctctgctcctcatGCAAG CCACGCGGAATGCCGCTGACTGGTGGCTCTCCCACTGGATCTCTCAACTGAAGGCATCCAAGAATAGCTCGCAGGAGGTACCAGCCTCCACCAGCCTGGGTTCCACCGGGCTCTTCTCTCCACAGCTGCTCCTCTTCTCCCCCGGAAACCTCTA caACCCAGTGTTCCTGCTGCCCAAAGCCGCCCACAATGGTTCCTCCGACATCCGTTTTTACCTCACCGTGTATGCGACCATTGCTGGTGTCAACTCCCTCTGCACCCTTCTCCGGGCAGTGCTTTTTGCAGCAGGCACCCTCCAAGCGGCTACCATGCTACATCGCCGCCTGCTGCATCGAGTCCTTATG GTGCCAGTAACTTTCTTCGACTCCACGCCCACGGGCCGGGTCCTAAACCGCTTCTCCTCCGACGTGGCCTGTGCAGATGACAGCCTGCCCTTTATCCTCAATGTTCTCCTGGCCAACGCAGCAGGCCTGCTGGGCCTCCTGGCTGTGCTAGGCTCTGGCCtgccctggctgctgctgctgctgccaccattgAGCATCATCTACTATCGCGTGCAGCGCCACTACAGGGCCTCTGCAAGGGAGCTGCGGCGCCTGGGCAGCCTCACCTTGTCTCCACTCTATACCCACCTGGCCGATACCTTGGCTGGCCTCCCCGTGCTCCGGGCCGCTGGGGCCACCTACAG GTTTGAGGAGGAGAACCAGCGACTCCTGGAGCTAAACCAGAGGTGCCAGTTTGCTGCCAGTGCCACGATGCAGTGGCTGGACATTCGGCTACAGCTCATGGGGGCAGCAGTGGTCACTGCCATCGCGGGCATCGCCCTTGTGCAGCACCAGCAGGGCCTTGCAAATCCAG GGTTGGTGGGCCTGTCACTGTCCTATGCCCTGTCCCTGACAGGCCTGCTCTCAGGCCTGGTGAGCAGCTTCACGCAGACAGAAGCCATGCTGGTGAGTGTCGAGCGACTAGAGGAATACTCCTGTGACCTGCCCCAGGAACCCCAGGACCGGCCGCTGCAG CTGGGCATCGGCTGGCTGTCTCAGGGGAGCGTGGAGTTCCAGGATGTGGTGTTGGTGTACCGGCCAGGGCTGCCGAATGCCCTGGATGGGGTGACCTTCCGTGTGCAGCCTGGAGAGAAGCTGGGCATTGTGGGCCGCACGGGCTCCGGCAAGTCTTCCCTGTTGTTGGTGCTCTTCCGGCTGCTGGAGCCCAGCTCGGGGCGAGTGCTGCTGGATGGCGTGGACACCAGCCAGCTGGAGCTGGCCCAGCTCAG GTCCCAGCTGGCTATCATCCCCCAGGAGCCCTTTCTGTTCAGTGGGACTGTTCGGGAAAACTTGGACCCCCGGGGCCTACATAAGGACAGGGCCTTGTGGCAAGCCCTGGAGCAGTGCCACCTGAGCGAGGTGATTGTATCCATGGGTGAGTGCTGGGTCCTGACCCTGAGAGCAGGGAGGGAGCAGGAAGAGGCCTGCGACCCTGTCGTGAAGATGCTGTGCCTTGCAGGTGGTCTGGATGGTGAGCTAGGCGAGGGGGGCCGGACCTTGTCCCTGGGTCAGAGGCAGCTGCTGTGTCTGGCCAGGGCTCTCCTCACTGATGCCAAG ATCCTGTGTATTGATGAGGCCACAGCAAGCGTGGACCAGAAGACAGACCAGCTGCTGCAGCAGACCATCAGCAGACGCTTTGCCAACAGGACAGTGCTGACCATTGCCCACAG GCTCAACACTATCCTGAACTCAGACCGGGTACTGGTGCTACAAGCGGGCAGGGTCGCCGAGCTGGACTCCCC
- the ABCC10 gene encoding ATP-binding cassette sub-family C member 10 isoform X2 gives MEQLLAQLCGTSTARPLPLWEGDTTGHCFTQLVLSALPHALLAVLSACHLGTPRTPDYVLHCSSGWRLRLGASFLLSIFPLLDLLPVTLPPGAGPGPIGLEVLAECVAAVAWISHSLSLWALAHSPHGRSRGPLALALAAFLPAPALVLTLLWHFQRGTLLLPLLPGPLARLCLLILQLAALLAYGLGWAAPGGPQEHWAQETLLSEDQEPEVTEDGESWLSRFSYAWLAPLLARGACGELRQPQDTCHLPRRLHTNYLAHAFQAHWQEGAQLWRALYGAFGRCYLALGLLKLVGTMLGFSGPLLLSLLVGFLEEGQEPLTHGLLYALGLAGGAVLGAVLQNQYGYEVCKVKLQARGAVLNILYHKALQLGPSRPPVGEALNLLGTDSERLLNFAGSFHEAWGLPLQLAITLYLLYHQVGVAFVGGLILALLLVPVNKMIATRIMSSNQEMLQHKDARVKLMTELLSGIRVIKFCGWEQALGTRVEACRARELGRLRVIKYLDAACVYLWAALPVVISIVIFITYVLMGHQLTATKVFTALALVRMLIFPLNNFPWVISGLLEAKVSLDRIQRFLNLPNHNTQAYYSPDPPTEPSTVLELDGALFSWDPIGTSQQTFISHLEVKKDMLVGIVGKVGCGKSSLLAAIAGELHRLRGQVAVWGLSKGFGLATQEPWIQFATIQDNILFGKTFDAQLYGKVLEACALNDDLSILPAGDQTEVGEKGVTLSGGQRARIALARAVYQEKELYLLDDPLAAVDADVANHLLHRCILGLLSNTTRLLCTHRTEFLERADVVLLMEAGRLIQAGPPSEILPLVQPVSKASTEDGQESDSDTAPSVQNPEKTKVGLEGEQSSSGRLLQEESKKEGAVALHVYQAYWRAMGWGLGLAILFSLLLMQATRNAADWWLSHWISQLKASKNSSQEVPASTSLGSTGLFSPQLLLFSPGNLYNPVFLLPKAAHNGSSDIRFYLTVYATIAGVNSLCTLLRAVLFAAGTLQAATMLHRRLLHRVLMVPVTFFDSTPTGRVLNRFSSDVACADDSLPFILNVLLANAAGLLGLLAVLGSGLPWLLLLLPPLSIIYYRVQRHYRASARELRRLGSLTLSPLYTHLADTLAGLPVLRAAGATYRFEEENQRLLELNQRCQFAASATMQWLDIRLQLMGAAVVTAIAGIALVQHQQGLANPGLVGLSLSYALSLTGLLSGLVSSFTQTEAMLVSVERLEEYSCDLPQEPQDRPLQLGIGWLSQGSVEFQDVVLVYRPGLPNALDGVTFRVQPGEKLGIVGRTGSGKSSLLLVLFRLLEPSSGRVLLDGVDTSQLELAQLRSQLAIIPQEPFLFSGTVRENLDPRGLHKDRALWQALEQCHLSEVIVSMGGLDGELGEGGRTLSLGQRQLLCLARALLTDAKILCIDEATASVDQKTDQLLQQTISRRFANRTVLTIAHRLNTILNSDRVLVLQAGRVAELDSPATLRNQPHSLFQQLLQSSQQRAHFSP, from the exons ATGGAGCAACTCCTGGCCCAGCTGTGCGGTACCAGCACAGCGCGGCCGCTCCCGCTGTGGGAGGGGGACACCACGGGCCACTGCTTCACTCAGCTGGTGCTCAGCGCCCTGCCCCACGCGCTGCTCGCCGTGCTCAGTGCCTGCCACTTGGGCACCCCGAG GACTCCAGATTATGTCCTCCACTGCAGTTCTGGCTGGCGCCTCCGACTTGGAGCTTCCTTCCTGCTCTCCATCTTCCCGCTGCTAGACCTCCTTCCAGTTACTTTGCCACCAGGGGCAGGCCCAGGGCCCATAGGGCTAGAGGTGCTGGCAGAATGTGTGGCAGCTGTGGCCTGGATCAGCCACAGCCTGTCCCTGTGGGCCTTGGCTCATTCCCCTCATGGTCGTTCCCGGGGGCCCTTGGCCTTGGCTCTAGCAGCCTTCCTTCCAGCCCCAGCCCTAGTGCTTACCCTGCTATGGCATTTCCAGCGAGGTACACTTCTGCTCCCACTTCTCCCAGGACCCCTGGCCCGCCTATGCCTTCTCATCCTGCAGCTAGCTGCACTCTTGGCCTATGGACTGGGCTGGGCAGCCCCTGGGGGGCCACAAGAACACTGGGCTCAGGAGACTCTCCTGTCTGAGGATCAAGAACCCGAGGTGACTGAAGATGGGGAGAGTTGGCTGTCACGCTTTTCCTATGCCTGGCTGGCACCCTTGCTGGCCCGCGGGGCCTGTGGAGAGCTCCGGCAGCCCCAGGACACTTGCCACCTGCCCCGCAGGCTGCATACAAACTACCTGGCCCATGCCTTCCAGGCACATTGGCAGGAGGGGGCCCAGCTGTGGAGGGCCCTGTATGGAGCCTTTGGGCGGTGTTACCTGGCACTCGGATTGCTGAAGCTGGTGGGGACCATGCTAGGATTCTCAGGGCCCCTGCTGCTTTCCCTGCtggtgggcttcctggaggaggggcaggagccACTAACCCATGGCCTGCTGTATGCTCTGGGGCTAGCTGGTGGGGCTGTGCTAGGCGCTGTGCTACAGAATCAGTATGGGTATGAGGTATGTAAGGTGAAACTTCAGGCACGAGGGGCCGTGCTGAACATCCTGTACCACAAGGCTTTACAGCTGGGGCCCAGCCGCCCTCCTGTCGGAGAGGCCCTGAACCTACTAGGCACTGACTCAGAGCGGCTGCTTAACTTTGCTGGGAGTTTCCATGAGGCCTGGGGCCTGCCCCTGCAGCTGGCCATCACCCTCTACCTGCTGTACCACCAGGTGGGCGTGGCCTTCGTGGGTGGTCTGATCTTGGCACTGCTGCTGGTGCCTGTCAACAAAATGATTGCCACCCGCATCATGTCCAGCAACCAGGAGATGCTACAGCACAAGGATGCACGGGTTAAG CTCATGACAGAGCTGCTGAGTGGCATTCGGGTCATCAAGTTCTGTGGGTGGGAGCAGGCACTGGGTACCCGAGTAGAGGCCTGTCGGGCTCGAGAGCTGGGGCGACTCCGAGTCATCAAATACCTGGATGCGGCCTGTGTGTACCTGTGGGCTGCCCTGCCGGTTGTCATCTCCATCGTCATCTTTATCACCTATGTTCTCATGGGGCACCAGCTCACTGCCACGAAG GTGTTCACGGCCCTGGCACTGGTACGCATGCTCATTTTTCCCCTCAACAACTTCCCTTGGGTGATCAGTGGCCTCCTGGAAGCCAAAGTGTCCTTGGACCGGATCCAGCGTTTCCTCAATCTTCCAAACCACAACACTCAGGCCTACTACAGCCCAG ATCCCCCCACAGAGCCATCTACAGTATTGGAGCTGGATGGAGCCCTTTTCTCCTGGGATCCCATTGGAACCAGCCAGCAGACCTTCATCAGTCACCTCGAAGTAAAAAAG GATATGCTGGTGGGCATTGTGGGGAAGGTGGGCTGTGGGAAGAGCTCACTGCTGGCTGCCATTGCTGGGGAGCTGCACAG GCTCCGTGGGCAGGTGGCAGTGTGGGGGCTGTCCAAGGGCTTTGGCCTGGCCACCCAGGAACCCTGGATTCAGTTTGCCACCATCCAAGACAACATTCTCTTTGGGAAGACATTTGATGCCCAGCTGTATGGGAAAGTGCTAGAGGCCTGTGCCCTCAATGACGACCTCAGC ATCCTGCCTGCTGGAGACCAGACAGAGGTGGGGGAGAAGGGTGTGACCCTCAGTGGGGGACAGCGGGCCCGGATTGCCCTAGCTCGTGCTGTCTACCAG GAAAAGGAGCTCTATCTCCTTGATGACCCCctggctgctgtggatgcagatgTGGCCAACCACCTGCTGCACAGGTGCATCCTGGGCTTGCTGAGCAACACCACTCGGCTGCTCTGCACCCACCGCACTGAGTTCCTGGAGAGGGCTGATGTGGTACTGCTGATGGAGGCTGGGCGCCTCATCCAGGCTG GGCCTCCCTCTGAGATTCTGCCATTGGTACAACCTGTCTCCAAAGCCTCGACTGAGGATGGACAAGAGTCTGATTCAG ACACAGCCCCATCAGTGCAGAACCCAGAGAAAACAAAGGTGGGGCTGGAGGGGGAGCAGAGCTCATCTGGCCGCCTGCTGCAGGAAGAAAGCAAGAAGGAGGGCGCCGTGGCCTTGCATGTGTACCAAGCATACTGGAGGGCCATGGGCTGGGGCCTGGGCCTAGCCAtcctcttctctctgctcctcatGCAAG CCACGCGGAATGCCGCTGACTGGTGGCTCTCCCACTGGATCTCTCAACTGAAGGCATCCAAGAATAGCTCGCAGGAGGTACCAGCCTCCACCAGCCTGGGTTCCACCGGGCTCTTCTCTCCACAGCTGCTCCTCTTCTCCCCCGGAAACCTCTA caACCCAGTGTTCCTGCTGCCCAAAGCCGCCCACAATGGTTCCTCCGACATCCGTTTTTACCTCACCGTGTATGCGACCATTGCTGGTGTCAACTCCCTCTGCACCCTTCTCCGGGCAGTGCTTTTTGCAGCAGGCACCCTCCAAGCGGCTACCATGCTACATCGCCGCCTGCTGCATCGAGTCCTTATG GTGCCAGTAACTTTCTTCGACTCCACGCCCACGGGCCGGGTCCTAAACCGCTTCTCCTCCGACGTGGCCTGTGCAGATGACAGCCTGCCCTTTATCCTCAATGTTCTCCTGGCCAACGCAGCAGGCCTGCTGGGCCTCCTGGCTGTGCTAGGCTCTGGCCtgccctggctgctgctgctgctgccaccattgAGCATCATCTACTATCGCGTGCAGCGCCACTACAGGGCCTCTGCAAGGGAGCTGCGGCGCCTGGGCAGCCTCACCTTGTCTCCACTCTATACCCACCTGGCCGATACCTTGGCTGGCCTCCCCGTGCTCCGGGCCGCTGGGGCCACCTACAG GTTTGAGGAGGAGAACCAGCGACTCCTGGAGCTAAACCAGAGGTGCCAGTTTGCTGCCAGTGCCACGATGCAGTGGCTGGACATTCGGCTACAGCTCATGGGGGCAGCAGTGGTCACTGCCATCGCGGGCATCGCCCTTGTGCAGCACCAGCAGGGCCTTGCAAATCCAG GGTTGGTGGGCCTGTCACTGTCCTATGCCCTGTCCCTGACAGGCCTGCTCTCAGGCCTGGTGAGCAGCTTCACGCAGACAGAAGCCATGCTGGTGAGTGTCGAGCGACTAGAGGAATACTCCTGTGACCTGCCCCAGGAACCCCAGGACCGGCCGCTGCAG CTGGGCATCGGCTGGCTGTCTCAGGGGAGCGTGGAGTTCCAGGATGTGGTGTTGGTGTACCGGCCAGGGCTGCCGAATGCCCTGGATGGGGTGACCTTCCGTGTGCAGCCTGGAGAGAAGCTGGGCATTGTGGGCCGCACGGGCTCCGGCAAGTCTTCCCTGTTGTTGGTGCTCTTCCGGCTGCTGGAGCCCAGCTCGGGGCGAGTGCTGCTGGATGGCGTGGACACCAGCCAGCTGGAGCTGGCCCAGCTCAG GTCCCAGCTGGCTATCATCCCCCAGGAGCCCTTTCTGTTCAGTGGGACTGTTCGGGAAAACTTGGACCCCCGGGGCCTACATAAGGACAGGGCCTTGTGGCAAGCCCTGGAGCAGTGCCACCTGAGCGAGGTGATTGTATCCATGG GTGGTCTGGATGGTGAGCTAGGCGAGGGGGGCCGGACCTTGTCCCTGGGTCAGAGGCAGCTGCTGTGTCTGGCCAGGGCTCTCCTCACTGATGCCAAG ATCCTGTGTATTGATGAGGCCACAGCAAGCGTGGACCAGAAGACAGACCAGCTGCTGCAGCAGACCATCAGCAGACGCTTTGCCAACAGGACAGTGCTGACCATTGCCCACAG GCTCAACACTATCCTGAACTCAGACCGGGTACTGGTGCTACAAGCGGGCAGGGTCGCCGAGCTGGACTCCCC